A segment of the Aridibaculum aurantiacum genome:
AGCGCTTCGATTGTTTGGTAAAAGCGGCGCGATGATCTATGAAACAAGAGACGCCGGCAATTAAAGATTAGGTTGAATGTTGCAGAATATACTATAGCTGCTTTTGAAAATCCGCAACATTCTTCACTTACTGTCCTACTTATGCAAAAGCCAAAGCAAGCTGTGAAGAAGCAGCTGCTTTACGAATAACACTGGCAGCTTGTTTGCCTGCAGATATTTCATATACAGCACTCTCTTCATAACGAGAGGCAACAACCACATTTACATCTCCACAATTTTTGCTGAAAAGCTCATGCACCAGCTTAGGGCAGTTATTGTTTTTAGACAAGTGCGACAACAACAGGTGGCTCATAAATGCAGGCCTGTGATTGTGAAACAACTGCAGTGCCTGCGCATTGCTCAAATGTCCATTACCACCTTTTATCCGCCGCTTCAGATGGTAAGGATAATTCCCCTGGTCCAGCATAGCATCATCATAATTAGCTTCAAGGAAAGCAGCATTACACAGCTGGAAATGTTTTACTACATGACTGCAAGGAAAACCAATATCTGTAAAAACGCCTACAACCACGTTACCACAGGAAACAGTGAAACTGGTTGGATCGCATGCATCGTGTAGCTTAGGAAAAGGCATGATACAAAGTTCACCGATAGCTATAGGCTGGTTGGGTTTGAATTCAAAAACTTGTTCGGCCGAAATTTCTACCCCACATGATCGGTAGGTGTTGGCAGTGATATAAACCGGTAGCCGGAATTTTTTAGCAAGTACAGCCAACCCACGAATATGGTCTGTGTGCTCATGCGAAATAAAAATGGCTTTGATCTTGTTGATGTTCAAACCAAGCCTCGCCATACGTTTCTCCACCTCTTTACAGGAAATCCCAACATCTACCAGTATGGCCTCGTTATGGTTGCCAATGTAGTAGCAGTTGCCGTTACTTCCTGAATTGATAGATGATATAAACAAGGACATGAGAACAAAGAAAGCTGGATTAGGTGGCTATTACAAAAGCTTTTTTCTGCCAATCATAACTCTTTCACTTCAAGAAAAGTAGCAGTGGAAATATTAGACTCCTGCTTCTAAAGTTTCAAAAGAGCTTCTCACTATTGAAGGCTACAACCTGATATTCCCGTTGATGTAGAAATAATATGCAATGGCCGCAATAGCAATAACACCAATGATCAACGCCCAGATCCACCACATGCCTTTAGCCTTTGTCTCCTCAGCTGCTTCCAGCTTAGCCTGCATTTCTGTACTGGAAGTATGGGTATTTCCAACAAGCAGTGCATGCTCTTCGCTCGGTCTTACCGTTGGCTCTAATGGAACAGGTGGAAAATATTTTCGCAGCAATTCATCCTGCTGAAAGCTAAGCCTGCCTTCCTCGTTCTTCCTGATAACACCAATACCCGGCAATTCAGTTATGGAAAACTTCTTTACATGCTGTTGAAACCGGTAAGAGAAATCCTGGAAAGAACGAATTGCCTCAACCTCATTTATTCCACGTTCCTTGCTTAAGAAATCATAGAACTGCTTATCAGCTTTTACTGGCTCTTCACGAAACGAAATGGTAAATACAGGTGGCTGGTATACCTTGTTGATGAAATCCTGGCGCGCAGCGGTTCGCTCTTTGAAAAATCTACCTACGCCAGGAATACAAACCTGCTCATGCAGCATTAAATATTTATACAACAAAGGATACATTACTTACCTATTTGGGAGAACGAATATACAACACCTCCCATCACGTTGAAACCAAGTACTTCATATTGGTTCCAGCGCTGGTAGCGGTTGTTCAGCAAATTGTTGAACTGTATCCAAAGATTAAGCTTAGGCATTACTTTGAACTCAACACCTGCATTCAGGTCAACAGCTGGATTTAGTTTTACAGTCTCGTTGTTCTTTGTTCTAAATCTTGCGCCATCCCAAAAGAAGAAATCACTTTTTACATGTACATCTTTTAGTACCTGCCAGCGTAGTGCGCCGGTAAGCTCCAGTGGAATTAAACCCCATGCTCTTTCGTTATCACTCAATCCACTAAACTGGTTTATGGTTGTACCAGCCAACAAGCTAAATTTTTCCTGCACCGTATAGCCTACCTCACCATGTATACGAAGTGCTTTCATAGACGACTCATACAATGGCATGAACGTCTTGCCATCCATGGTATCATTTACATACAATACTGCATTGGAAAATGACAGCGTAGAGATACGTCCGTTGTAAGTAAAATGGCTGCCGGCCGATCCTTTAAATCCTGCATATTGTTCGCGGATACGTGTATTACGCAGTTCATGTGGCTGGTGGATAAATGGATTAACACGCGTCAGTGTGCGATAATCATTCTTCTCAAAATATCCAACCCATCCTGCCTGCAATACAAAGCGCTCATCTTTCAGTTTTGCTTCTGCGGTAAAGTTTGGCAACAGGCTAAACACCTGGTTGTCCCATGCCGGTGTAAAACCAAGGTTCAATCGTAGGTTAGGCGTTTTCAACAGCACCGATGGTGTTAAGAAATACAAGTTGTTCTTAATGGTTTCTCCACTGCCTGTTTTATAAGTTGTGATGTCGGCAGTAAGACCAAGGTTAAAACCAAATGCTCTACCGAAAGTTTTGGTTACTGGTGCATTCAACCTAAAGTTGGTTTCATTGCCTTTCTTGTTATCAGTAAACAGGTTAATGTTCAGCGAAGGATCATAAGTGATACCATATTCATTGGCCACTTTATTTCTAAAACCAACCACACCGCTTAATGTAGTGAAACGTTGCCTTAACTGGTCCTTTCCATAGGGTAATGTATCCGGTTGAAAACCGTACAGGTACTGCGTCCTGTTATCGAAACCAACCTTGCCGCGCCACTCGTTGTTGCCTTGCATATTGAACACTCCAAGAAAATCAACATTGGAATGACTGTACTGCTGAAAAGGAATGTTTCCTTTTTGCGAAATATGCCTTGCATGTACATTCATTGCTGATGACTTTCCATCACCAAATGAAATTCCTGCCTGTGCAAAGGGTGTACGAAAATTGCCAAAACCTGCTTTTACATAGCTCTCATTATTCCATTCCACAGCCGTATCTATAGATAAAGCCAATGGCTTCAGCAATGCCGGCTGGTAAGTGAAAAATAGATTTTGTGCAGGTACATTATACGTAAGTGCAGTACGTGCAGTATCAACCGGCGGAGTAGATGCACTGAAGTTGATCTTTGCCGCAGGTTTTATTTCCGGCTTATAAGCCGATGTTATAACCACTGTTTTTTTGGTGGTATCAAAAGATTGGGTAGTTCTTCTTTGTGCGGTTGCGGTAAGGGCAAAGGCAGAAAGTATGGCTATCGAAAAAACTTGTTTCATCATTGGTTGCGGCATTACTGTTGAACTTTGCTGTTACGGTTCTTTTCATCTATTACTGCATCAAGCTTTACTTGTGCTTCCTCTTTCAGCTCTGGTATGGTAGCATTCTCAGCTACACTTTTCAGTGTTGCTTCAGAGTTAAAGAAGTCACCCTGCTTCCAATAAATATCACCAAGCAGTATGTAAGCTTTTGTTGTCCAATATTCGTATGAACCTGCTTTATTGATCACTTCAAAAGCGGCCTTTTCGGCGGCAGAAAGATTGTTTTGCGTATAAAGTATAGCGGCAAGTTGGTAACGTGCTTCGGCAGCAAATTCAGATTTACCCAAATTAACTACGGTACGAAAAGTAGCCGTTGCTTCTGATAGCTGGTTGTTGAGATGCTGGTTTTTGGCTATCACCATATTGGCCATCATTCTATCGTCTGTTGCAATACCTTTTTGTGTTAGCAGGTCTTGTGCATTGGGCACTGCTTCTTTCCACCTATTGAGCCTGTACTGCGAACGAAGCAGGCCGCGCATACTTTCGAGCCTGATAGCTGGATCAGTTGCCAGTTCTTTTAGTTGTGTGAAGTATTGTTC
Coding sequences within it:
- a CDS encoding MBL fold metallo-hydrolase; the encoded protein is MSLFISSINSGSNGNCYYIGNHNEAILVDVGISCKEVEKRMARLGLNINKIKAIFISHEHTDHIRGLAVLAKKFRLPVYITANTYRSCGVEISAEQVFEFKPNQPIAIGELCIMPFPKLHDACDPTSFTVSCGNVVVGVFTDIGFPCSHVVKHFQLCNAAFLEANYDDAMLDQGNYPYHLKRRIKGGNGHLSNAQALQLFHNHRPAFMSHLLLSHLSKNNNCPKLVHELFSKNCGDVNVVVASRYEESAVYEISAGKQAASVIRKAAASSQLALAFA